The Streptomyces sp. NBC_01255 genome window below encodes:
- a CDS encoding MFS transporter translates to MALSSPGTGSGTGTAGPDAATTGPDSPAAGGPTRGLLPLLLAGNSAMYTLYIGVGGMLLALQVESIDPANKVANFGLVAGVSAIFATVFNPVAGALSDRSGRRNPWILGGGLLALPVMLLLGSVHTILLVTIAWCLGQAVMNIYQAAITSVVPDRVPMAARGKASAAVGLGLPIGSTIGALIGAAYSDDYRTGYLVFGAIVAATAVLFSTCAREERMPPKAPLPVKQQIAAFGSALKDHDFRWAFIGRALLVLGYFAVAGFQLYILKDHTELPAGLKPEEAVAILMPLNAVAMVVSTVLGGWLSDRYDRRKLFVGASAALAAVALVIPAVSTSWTAMLAFSVVNGLGFGCYMAVDTALVTMVLPKAEDAARDMGVLNVANAGPQIIAPFVASLIVSLSGGYTALFLVAAVLSVLGALAVRPIRSVR, encoded by the coding sequence GTGGCCCTTTCCTCCCCCGGAACCGGCTCCGGCACCGGCACCGCCGGCCCCGACGCCGCCACGACCGGCCCCGACTCCCCCGCGGCCGGCGGGCCGACGCGGGGCCTGCTGCCCCTGCTCCTCGCCGGCAACTCGGCGATGTACACCCTGTACATCGGCGTCGGCGGCATGCTCCTCGCGCTCCAGGTCGAGTCCATCGACCCCGCGAACAAGGTGGCGAACTTCGGCCTCGTCGCCGGTGTGTCCGCGATCTTCGCCACGGTCTTCAACCCGGTCGCGGGCGCACTCTCGGACCGGTCCGGGCGGCGCAACCCGTGGATCCTCGGCGGCGGCCTGCTCGCCCTCCCCGTGATGCTGCTCCTCGGCAGCGTCCACACGATCCTGCTGGTCACGATCGCCTGGTGCCTCGGCCAGGCCGTCATGAACATCTACCAGGCGGCCATCACCTCCGTGGTGCCCGACCGGGTCCCGATGGCCGCGCGCGGCAAGGCCTCGGCGGCCGTCGGCCTCGGCCTGCCCATCGGCTCGACGATCGGCGCCCTCATCGGCGCGGCCTACTCCGACGACTACCGGACGGGCTACCTCGTCTTCGGTGCGATCGTCGCCGCAACGGCCGTGCTGTTCAGCACCTGTGCCCGCGAGGAGCGCATGCCCCCGAAGGCGCCGCTGCCGGTCAAGCAGCAGATCGCGGCCTTCGGCAGTGCCCTCAAGGACCATGACTTCCGCTGGGCGTTCATCGGCCGGGCCCTGCTGGTCCTCGGCTACTTCGCCGTGGCCGGATTCCAGCTGTACATCCTCAAGGACCACACCGAGCTGCCCGCCGGGCTGAAGCCCGAGGAGGCCGTGGCCATCCTCATGCCGCTCAACGCGGTCGCCATGGTGGTCTCCACCGTGCTCGGCGGCTGGCTGTCCGACCGCTACGACCGCCGCAAGCTCTTCGTGGGCGCCTCGGCGGCGCTCGCCGCCGTCGCGCTGGTCATCCCGGCCGTCTCGACGAGCTGGACCGCGATGCTCGCCTTCTCGGTCGTCAACGGCCTCGGCTTCGGCTGCTACATGGCCGTCGACACCGCGCTGGTGACCATGGTGCTGCCCAAGGCCGAGGACGCGGCCCGGGACATGGGCGTCCTCAACGTCGCCAACGCCGGCCCCCAGATCATCGCCCCCTTTGTGGCCTCGCTCATCGTCTCGCTGAGTGGCGGATACACGGCCCTGTTCCTGGTGGCGGCCGTACTGTCGGTGCTCGGCGCGCTCGCCGTGCGCCCCATCCGCAGCGTGCGCTGA
- a CDS encoding alpha/beta fold hydrolase: MHLHTTTWGSGDRIALLVHGLMADHRTWRRVGPALASRGYRVIAVDLRGHGASARAAGPEEYRPEDYADDLVENLPAGAELAVGHSLGGLALVRAVERLTPARAVYADPAWHLRRGPDGYVPELFVRGKSFSRDLVKGFNPRWSDDDLDTEMASVRVWDERSAYGLVGVTGTDMWPVRPTVPSLVTLADPSLLISADDARMLEGRGFTLRTVAGAGHTIHRDDFDGFMSALDDWI; the protein is encoded by the coding sequence GTGCACCTGCACACCACCACGTGGGGATCCGGTGACCGGATCGCCCTGCTCGTCCACGGCCTCATGGCCGACCACCGCACCTGGCGGCGGGTCGGACCGGCCCTCGCCTCGCGGGGCTACCGGGTGATCGCCGTGGACCTGCGGGGGCACGGGGCGAGTGCCCGGGCGGCGGGACCCGAGGAGTACCGGCCGGAGGACTACGCCGACGACCTCGTCGAGAACCTCCCGGCCGGGGCCGAACTGGCCGTCGGGCACTCCCTCGGCGGGCTCGCCCTCGTCCGGGCCGTGGAGCGCCTCACACCCGCCCGCGCGGTGTACGCGGACCCGGCCTGGCACCTGAGGCGCGGTCCCGACGGGTACGTGCCGGAGCTCTTCGTCCGGGGCAAGTCCTTCTCCCGGGACCTCGTGAAGGGGTTCAACCCGCGCTGGTCGGACGACGACCTCGACACCGAGATGGCGTCGGTACGCGTCTGGGACGAGCGATCGGCGTACGGCCTGGTCGGCGTCACCGGTACGGACATGTGGCCGGTACGGCCCACCGTCCCCTCCCTCGTCACGCTCGCCGACCCGAGCCTGCTGATCTCCGCCGACGACGCCCGGATGCTGGAGGGGCGCGGCTTCACCCTGCGGACCGTCGCGGGCGCCGGGCACACGATCCACCGGGACGACTTCGACGGGTTCATGTCCGCGCTGGACGACTGGATCTGA